ACGGATGGTCGTACATGCTTTCCGCAGCGAGCGAATAGTGGCCGTAACGCTCGACCTCGTCGCGCAGCGGCCGGATCATCTGCGAGTGACAGAGATAGCAGCCCTCGCGGACATAGATGTTGCGACCGGCGAGCTCGAGCGGCGTATAGGGGCGCACGCCGTCAACTACCTCGATCGTGCTCTTCAGGTAGAACAGCGGCGCGATCTCGACGAGCCCGCCGATGGCAATGACGGCGAGAATGCCGGCGATCAGGATGATCGAGTTCTTCTCAAAGATCTTGTGTCGGTTCCAGAGAGACATTGCGCGACCTATTCGGCGGGCTGGAGGGCACCGGCCCCCTCGGTTTCGCTGGCTTGGCCGGCATTGACCGTCATCCAGAGATTGAAAGCCATGATCAGGGCGCCCACCAGGAACAGCGCGCCGCCGGCGGCACGGATGATGTAGAAGGGGTGCATGGCCTCGACGGATTCGATGAAGGAATATTCGAGGAAGCCAAGCGACGTATAGGCGCGCCACATCAGGCCCTGCAGGATCCCCGACACCCACATCGCGGAGATGTAAAGCACGATGCCGATGGTCGAGATCCAGAAATGCCAGTTGACGAGCTTCAGGCTGTAGAGCTGGCGGTTCCACAGCCAGGGCACCAGGCAGTAGAGCGCGCCGAACGAGACGAAGCCGACCCAACCAAGCGCACCCGAATGCACGTGCCCGATCGTCCAGTCGGTGTAGTGGCTCAGCGAGTTGACCACCTTGATCGACATCATCGGACCTTCGAAGGTCGACATGCCGTAGAACGCGACCGACACCACCATCATACGCAGCACGGGATCGGTACGCAGCTTGTCCCAGGCTCCCGACAGCGTCATCAGGCCGTTGATCATGCCGCCCCAGGACGGCATCCAGAGCATGATCGAGAAGGTCATGCCGAGCGTCTGCGCCCAGTCCGGTAGCGCCGTGTAGTGCAGGTGATGCGGACCGGCCCAGATGTAGAGGAAGATCAGCGCCCAGAAATGGATGATCGACAGCCGGTAGGAATAGACCGGACGCTCCGCCCGCTTCGGGATGAAGTAGTACATGATCGCGAGGAAGCCGGCGGTCAGAAAGAAGCCGACCGCGTTGTGGCCGTACCACCACTGGAACATCGCATCCTGCACGCCGCCCCAGGCGATGTAGGATTTCGAGCCGAGGAAGGAGACCGGCAATGCGGGATTGTTTCCGAGATGGAGCACCGCAATCGTGATGATGAACGCAAGGTAGAACCAGTTCGCGACGAAGATGTGCGGCTCCTTGCGCTTCACCAGCGTCATCAGGAACACGAGCAGATAGGTCACCCAGACGATCGTCAGCCAAAGATCGGCATACCATTCCGGCTCGGCATATTCCTTCGACTGAGTCACGCCGAGCAGGTAGCCCGTGCCGGCGATCAAGATGAAGAAGTTGTAGCCGACCACGACGAACCAGGGCGACAGGTCGCCGGCAAGGCGCGTGCGGCAGGTCTTCTGCACGACATAGAAAGACGTTGCGATCAGGACATTGCCGCCGAATGCGAAGATCACGGCAGACGTATGCAGCGGCCGCAATCGGCCGAATGTCGTCCAGGGCAGATCGAGATTAAGCGCCGGCCACGCCAGCTGCATCGCGATGATCAGACCCACAGTGAAGCCCGCGATCCCCCAGAACATCGCCATCGCGGAAGCAAACTTGATCGGCCCGAGATTGTAATTGGGGCGCCCACCGATCTCAGCCGGCGGCGGTTCGGCCGGACGATCAAGGTAGCGGTTGCCGATCACGATCACGGATATCAGGCTGGCAGCGCAGCCAAGCGCCGCGTGAAAGCTGAACGCTGCATCGTGCCCCATCGCCGCACCGAGGAGACAAGCAAACGCAAAAACTGCCAGCCCCGATACCAAGCCGGCTTCGCCCATCGTCATCGACTTTGCAACAGAAGACGGACTGGTCATGTGGAGGCTTTCCTTGGCTGCGATGACGTCATGGGAACCACAATCTCGCCGGCATCCGCTTGATCGGCATCAATTCCGACGCTACGCCGCTCTGCACTGGCAACGCGGCTCAGCGCGGTCAGGGTGAATTCGTTCGGACA
The window above is part of the Bradyrhizobium sp. PSBB068 genome. Proteins encoded here:
- the ccoN gene encoding cytochrome-c oxidase, cbb3-type subunit I — translated: MTSPSSVAKSMTMGEAGLVSGLAVFAFACLLGAAMGHDAAFSFHAALGCAASLISVIVIGNRYLDRPAEPPPAEIGGRPNYNLGPIKFASAMAMFWGIAGFTVGLIIAMQLAWPALNLDLPWTTFGRLRPLHTSAVIFAFGGNVLIATSFYVVQKTCRTRLAGDLSPWFVVVGYNFFILIAGTGYLLGVTQSKEYAEPEWYADLWLTIVWVTYLLVFLMTLVKRKEPHIFVANWFYLAFIITIAVLHLGNNPALPVSFLGSKSYIAWGGVQDAMFQWWYGHNAVGFFLTAGFLAIMYYFIPKRAERPVYSYRLSIIHFWALIFLYIWAGPHHLHYTALPDWAQTLGMTFSIMLWMPSWGGMINGLMTLSGAWDKLRTDPVLRMMVVSVAFYGMSTFEGPMMSIKVVNSLSHYTDWTIGHVHSGALGWVGFVSFGALYCLVPWLWNRQLYSLKLVNWHFWISTIGIVLYISAMWVSGILQGLMWRAYTSLGFLEYSFIESVEAMHPFYIIRAAGGALFLVGALIMAFNLWMTVNAGQASETEGAGALQPAE